Proteins encoded by one window of Arabidopsis thaliana chromosome 2, partial sequence:
- a CDS encoding Cysteine/Histidine-rich C1 domain family protein (Cysteine/Histidine-rich C1 domain family protein; INVOLVED IN: intracellular signaling pathway; EXPRESSED IN: 21 plant structures; EXPRESSED DURING: 13 growth stages; CONTAINS InterPro DOMAIN/s: Protein kinase C-like, phorbol ester/diacylglycerol binding (InterPro:IPR002219), DC1 (InterPro:IPR004146), C1-like (InterPro:IPR011424); BEST Arabidopsis thaliana protein match is: Cysteine/Histidine-rich C1 domain family protein (TAIR:AT5G37620.1); Has 1789 Blast hits to 656 proteins in 29 species: Archae - 0; Bacteria - 0; Metazoa - 13; Fungi - 0; Plants - 1744; Viruses - 0; Other Eukaryotes - 32 (source: NCBI BLink).): MENFLALFNEGMDEEASRLEKLLPFHEHPLIPFTRFEFTKCKGCYSTDEDNTSFISKHPGCSYIYGGHRCNEPGCDVVFHEECAKPLPEIDHPYHPVHPLKLILLHTRVSNCSFCGEFFSVGYRCNKCDFQLDLICARRPALLVLAENSYLHEHPLQLSHEAHETLRDCKGCGHQHNSWKHFYTCHQCEFFISLDCIDHNSPEAYHTSHPQHPLKSLRYEVPGYADKKCLLCREEFDGIHRQLHHCGVCNFSICRSCMKNPPPVLVKSPRTHEHQLHLVPRRIDFTCNACGTLGDRSPYFCLQCNFMIHRECIDLPRVININRHDHRISYTPRLGHGDGKCRVCRKNVDGFYGAYSCSKCFDYFVHSRCATRRDVWDMIELEGTPEEEETAPFKVIDDNTIDHYGHKHNLRIYRGWNLPESVVCTACVFQICSEPFYACARKRCDFIIHEKCAKLPLKKRHVCHNQPLELSPNYGTYLLHRCSICRQLFTGFSYESKELRIDVRCATVTEPFEHKSHQHPLHYSTDHSKRCSECDGDGKLSCDDCEFGLCFKCAILPQKVMRHRYDDHPLFLSYGEMGVAGKYWCEACETTVNPEKWFYTCNECGITLHISCVIDTYAYSMPGALTWIGTFVSNHSICRPLCCVCNSRCKLPFVRTLPEDGADLYFCSLECEKKIYQERFEF; this comes from the coding sequence ATGGAAAACTTTCTAGCTTTGTTTAATGAAGGCATGGACGAAGAAGCATCCCGCCTTGAAAAATTGTTACCATTTCATGAGCATCCGTTGATACCTTTTACACGCTTCGAGTTCACCAAGTGTAAAGGATGCTACTCGACCGATGAAGATAATACAAGCTTCATTTCCAAACATCCCGGTTGCAGTTACATTTACGGAGGACACCGATGCAATGAGCCGGGATGTGATGTTGTGTTCCATGAAGAGTGCGCCAAGCCGTTACCAGAAATCGACCACCCTTACCATCCAGTCCATCCTCTCAAGCTGATCCTCCTACATACCAGAGTTTCTAATTGTAGTTTCTGTGGAGAATTTTTCAGTGTCGGTTATCGCTGTAACAAATGTGATTTCCAGTTGGATTTGATTTGCGCGAGGAGACCAGCCCTACTTGTTCTTGCTGAAAACTCCTACCTACACGAGCATCCACTCCAACTCTCCCATGAAGCGCACGAAACACTCAGAGATTGCAAAGGGTGTGGCCATCAACATAATAGCTGGAAACATTTCTACACATGTCATCAATGCGAGTTTTTCATCAGTCTGGATTGTATCGATCATAATAGTCCAGAAGCATACCACACTTCTCACCCCCAACACCCACTCAAGTCACTTAGATATGAAGTCCCTGGTTACGCCGACAAGAAATGTCTTCTTTGCCGCGAGGAGTTTGATGGAATCCATCGCCAGCTTCACCACTGTGGTGTTTGTAATTTTAGCATATGCAGATCATGTATGAAAAACCCACCACCGGTTCTTGTTAAAAGCCCGAGGACCCATGAACATCAACTTCACCTTGTTCCAAGACGCATTGACTTCACTTGCAATGCTTGTGGGACGCTAGGTGACCGTAGCCCTTATTTCTGTCTTCAGTGCAATTTCATGATTCATCGGGAATGTATCGATCTACCTCGCGTCATAAACATCAACCGCCACGACCACCGCATCTCTTACACCCCTCGCCTCGGACATGGAGACGGGAAATGCAGAGTTTGTCGTAAAAATGTGGATGGGTTCTACGGGGCTTATTCTTGCTCcaaatgttttgattattttgttcattcaaGATGCGCAACCAGAAGGGATGTATGGGACATGATCGAACTGGAAGGGACACccgaagaagaggaaactgCGCCATTCAAGGTGATTGATGACAACACGATAGACCATTACGGCCATAAGCATAACTTACGAATTTACCGTGGCTGGAATCTACCAGAAAGTGTAGTTTGTACCGCATGTGTCTTCCAGATTTGTTCAGAACCGTTCTACGCTTGCGCGAGAAAGAGATGCGATTTCATAATCCACGAAAAATGTGCCAAGCTTCCTTTAAAGAAACGTCATGTGTGCCACAACCAGCCACTCGAACTATCCCCAAATTATGGCACCTACTTGTTACATAGGTGTAGTATTTGCCGTCAACTGTTCACCGGTTTCTCCTATGAATCTAAGGAATTAAGGATAGATGTACGGTGCGCTACAGTTACAGAACCATTTGAGCACAAAAGCCATCAACATCCTTTACACTACTCTACAGATCACTCCAAACGTTGTAGTGAGTGTGATGGAGACGGGAAATTGAGTTGCGATGATTGTGAATTTGGTTTGTGCTTCAAGTGTGCTATTTTACCGCAAAAGGTAATGAGGCATAGGTACGAcgatcatcctctcttcttATCTTATGGCGAAATGGGCGTGGCTGGCAAATATTGGTGTGAAGCATGCGAAACAACTGTGAACCCAGAAAAATGGTTCTATACATGCAATGAGTGTGGGATCACATTGCATATTTCCTGCGTTATAGATACTTACGCATATTCCATGCCAGGAGCGTTAACATGGATAGGAACATTTGTATCCAACCACTCTATTTGTAGACCACTTTGCTGCGTGTGCAACTCTCGATGCAAGCTCCCTTTCGTTCGTACGCTTCCCGAGGACGGAGCTGATCTATACTTTTGTTCTTTAGAATGTGAGAAGAAAATTTATCAGGAACGTTtcgaattttaa
- a CDS encoding Cysteine/Histidine-rich C1 domain family protein (Cysteine/Histidine-rich C1 domain family protein; FUNCTIONS IN: molecular_function unknown; INVOLVED IN: intracellular signaling pathway; LOCATED IN: cellular_component unknown; EXPRESSED IN: root, carpel; EXPRESSED DURING: petal differentiation and expansion stage; CONTAINS InterPro DOMAIN/s: Protein kinase C-like, phorbol ester/diacylglycerol binding (InterPro:IPR002219), DC1 (InterPro:IPR004146), C1-like (InterPro:IPR011424); BEST Arabidopsis thaliana protein match is: Cysteine/Histidine-rich C1 domain family protein (TAIR:AT5G37620.1); Has 2127 Blast hits to 825 proteins in 49 species: Archae - 0; Bacteria - 0; Metazoa - 124; Fungi - 0; Plants - 1928; Viruses - 0; Other Eukaryotes - 75 (source: NCBI BLink).), whose protein sequence is MEKVEVPPIHNHPLLPFTRFSYKACKGCGYVGYIYGGYHCNELGCESVFHKECADPLPEINHYSHPDHPLKLLINVEPLASCSQCPSSFENGYLCSICDFKLDFRCATRLPLEFILEESTVHEHPIQLSDGTRDGFVQLCKTCKWGVFDAVHYKCNKCDLRFHVECTKLFPQASHVLHPQHPLKLLRCEEAPDYADNKCLLCGNKFDGRIHHCDVCNFTICGGCMENPPPLSVVSPTTHEHQLYLLSKPLGFTCNACGTQADQSPYFCLQCNFMIHWECIDLPRVININRHDHRISYTRRLGHGQNTCGVCRKKVDGFYGGYSCSKCSNYVVHSRCATDEDVWDMIELEGTPEEPEEDAPFEVIDDNTIKHFSHDHNLVINKDGRILHESTLCKACVFQICSDAFYSCENCDFILHQKCANLPRKKRHVCDNLPFTLVTNDTSDETSCDLCWQSFTGFRYECLTRMVTLDVRCGSIREPLVHQSHQHPLYFSKRSSKSCTECGKNMDLDIGSFSCDECDYSLDFKCALLPQKVKWHRYDDHPLYLSCGESSVDGEYWCEACETKVNSKKWFYTCNDCGVILHISCVVGDFSYYMPGSKIGWEEDLVVSNTSMCRPFCYVCNSQCKLPSIVKVVSKADVVLYICSLNCYYNFNRSNNYSSSDW, encoded by the coding sequence ATGGAAAAAGTAGAGGTACCACCAATTCATAACCATCCGCTGTTACCTTTTACTCGTTTTTCCTACAAGGCTTGTAAAGGGTGTGGGTATGTTGGTTACATATATGGAGGCTACCATTGCAATGAGTTGGGGTGTGAATCTGTGTTTCATAAAGAGTGTGCCGACCCGTTACCAGAAATCAACCACTATTCTCATCCAGACCATCCTCTAAAGCTCCTCATAAATGTCGAACCACTTGCTTCTTGTAGCCAGTGTCCATCTTCGTTTGAAAATGGTTATCTTTGTTCGATTTGTGACTTCAAGTTGGATTTTCGTTGCGCGACGAGGTTGCCTTTGGAATTTATTCTTGAAGAATCCACTGTCCACGAGCATCCGATTCAGCTCTCTGATGGAACCCGTGACGGTTTTGTGCAACTTTGCAAAACATGCAAATGGGGAGTTTTCGATGCTGTTCATTACAAATGTAATAAATGCGATTTACGCTTTCATGTGGAGTGTACCAAACTTTTTCCACAAGCTAGCCACGTTTTACACCCCCAACACCCACTCAAGCTCCTTAGATGTGAAGAAGCACCCGATTACGCCGACAACAAGTGTCTTCTTTGCGGGAATAAGTTTGACGGACGAATTCACCACTGTGATGTTTGTAACTTTACCATATGTGGCGGCTGTATGGAAAACCCACCGCCGCTTAGTGTTGTAAGCCCGACCACCCATGAGCATcaactttatcttctttcaaAACCTCTCGGTTTCACTTGCAATGCTTGCGGGACTCAAGCTGATCAAAGCCCTTATTTCTGTCTTCAATGCAACTTCATGATTCATTGGGAGTGTATCGATTTGCCCCGCGTCATAAACATCAACCGCCACGATCATCGCATCTCCTACACTCGTCGTCTTGGACATGGGCAAAATACATGCGGGGTTTGTCGTAAAAAGGTTGATGGCTTCTACGGGGGTTATTCTTGCTCAAAATGTTCTAACTATGTTGTTCACTCGAGATGCGCAACGGACGAGGATGTATGGGACATGATAGAGCTAGAAGGGACACCCGAAGAGCCAGAGGAAGATGCGCCATTCGAGGTGATTGATGATAACACGATCAAACATTTTAGCCATGATCATAACTTAGTAATCAACAAGGATGGGAGGATTCTCCATGAAAGCACACTATGTAAAGCATGTGTCTTCCAGATCTGTTCAGATGCGTTCTACAGTTGCGAGAATTGTGACTTCATTCTCCACCAAAAATGTGCTAACCTGCCTCGGAAGAAACGGCATGTTTGCGACAACCTACCATTTACCCTAGTCACAAATGATACTTCAGACGAAACTTCATGTGATCTTTGTTGGCAAAGTTTCACCGGTTTCAGGTACGAGTGTCTTACTCGTATGGTTACTCTAGATGTACGATGTGGTTCAATTCGAGAACCATTGGTGCACCAAAGCCATCAACATCCCTTATACTTTTCGAAACGTAGTTCTAAGTCTTGTACGGAATGTGGCAAAAACATGGATCTAGATATAGGAAGCTTTAGCTGTGATGAGTGTGACTATAGTTTGGACTTCAAGTGTGCTCTTTTACCGCAGAAAGTAAAGTGGCATAGATACGACGATCATCCTCTTTACTTGTCGTGTGGTGAAAGTAGTGTGGATGGAGAATACTGGTGTGAAGCATGTGAAACAAAAGTGAATTCGAAGAAATGGTTCTATACATGCAATGATTGTGGTGTCATATTGCATATTTCATGCGTTGTGGGAGACTTCTCATATTATATGCCAGGTTCCAAAATAGGATGGGAGGAAGACTTGGTGGTATCCAACACCTCTATGTGTAGACCATTTTGCTATGTGTGTAACTCTCAATGCAAGCTTCCTTCCATTGTTAAGGTCGTTTCCAAAGCCGATGTTGTTTTATACATTTGTTCTTTAAACTGTTATTATAATTTCAACCGCTCTAATAACTACTCTAGTAGTGATTGGTAA
- a CDS encoding Cysteine/Histidine-rich C1 domain family protein has protein sequence MPTLRDPIETKIEKKNITKEICGLIWITMEKVEVPPIHNHPLLPFTRFSYKACKGCGYVGYIYGGYHCNELGCESVFHKECADPLPEINHYSHPDHPLKLLINVEPLASCSQCPSSFENGYLCSICDFKLDFRCATRLPLEFILEESTVHEHPIQLSDGTRDGFVQLCKTCKWGVFDAVHYKCNKCDLRFHVECTKLFPQASHVLHPQHPLKLLRCEEAPDYADNKCLLCGNKFDGRIHHCDVCNFTICGGCMENPPPLSVVSPTTHEHQLYLLSKPLGFTCNACGTQADQSPYFCLQCNFMIHWECIDLPRVININRHDHRISYTRRLGHGQNTCGVCRKKVDGFYGGYSCSKCSNYVVHSRCATDEDVWDMIELEGTPEEPEEDAPFEVIDDNTIKHFSHDHNLVINKDGRILHESTLCKACVFQICSDAFYSCENCDFILHQKCANLPRKKRHVCDNLPFTLVTNDTSDETSCDLCWQSFTGFRYECLTRMVTLDVRCGSIREPLVHQSHQHPLYFSKRSSKSCTECGKNMDLDIGSFSCDECDYSLDFKCALLPQKVKWHRYDDHPLYLSCGESSVDGEYWCEACETKVNSKKWFYTCNDCGVILHISCVVGDFSYYMPGSKIGWEEDLVVSNTSMCRPFCYVCNSQCKLPSIVKVVSKADVVLYICSLNCYYNFNRSNNYSSSDW, from the coding sequence ATGCCCACTTTGAGAGATCcgatagaaacaaaaatagaaaagaaaaacatcacaaAAGAGATCTGTGGTTTGATTTGGATCACCATGGAAAAAGTAGAGGTACCACCAATTCATAACCATCCGCTGTTACCTTTTACTCGTTTTTCCTACAAGGCTTGTAAAGGGTGTGGGTATGTTGGTTACATATATGGAGGCTACCATTGCAATGAGTTGGGGTGTGAATCTGTGTTTCATAAAGAGTGTGCCGACCCGTTACCAGAAATCAACCACTATTCTCATCCAGACCATCCTCTAAAGCTCCTCATAAATGTCGAACCACTTGCTTCTTGTAGCCAGTGTCCATCTTCGTTTGAAAATGGTTATCTTTGTTCGATTTGTGACTTCAAGTTGGATTTTCGTTGCGCGACGAGGTTGCCTTTGGAATTTATTCTTGAAGAATCCACTGTCCACGAGCATCCGATTCAGCTCTCTGATGGAACCCGTGACGGTTTTGTGCAACTTTGCAAAACATGCAAATGGGGAGTTTTCGATGCTGTTCATTACAAATGTAATAAATGCGATTTACGCTTTCATGTGGAGTGTACCAAACTTTTTCCACAAGCTAGCCACGTTTTACACCCCCAACACCCACTCAAGCTCCTTAGATGTGAAGAAGCACCCGATTACGCCGACAACAAGTGTCTTCTTTGCGGGAATAAGTTTGACGGACGAATTCACCACTGTGATGTTTGTAACTTTACCATATGTGGCGGCTGTATGGAAAACCCACCGCCGCTTAGTGTTGTAAGCCCGACCACCCATGAGCATcaactttatcttctttcaaAACCTCTCGGTTTCACTTGCAATGCTTGCGGGACTCAAGCTGATCAAAGCCCTTATTTCTGTCTTCAATGCAACTTCATGATTCATTGGGAGTGTATCGATTTGCCCCGCGTCATAAACATCAACCGCCACGATCATCGCATCTCCTACACTCGTCGTCTTGGACATGGGCAAAATACATGCGGGGTTTGTCGTAAAAAGGTTGATGGCTTCTACGGGGGTTATTCTTGCTCAAAATGTTCTAACTATGTTGTTCACTCGAGATGCGCAACGGACGAGGATGTATGGGACATGATAGAGCTAGAAGGGACACCCGAAGAGCCAGAGGAAGATGCGCCATTCGAGGTGATTGATGATAACACGATCAAACATTTTAGCCATGATCATAACTTAGTAATCAACAAGGATGGGAGGATTCTCCATGAAAGCACACTATGTAAAGCATGTGTCTTCCAGATCTGTTCAGATGCGTTCTACAGTTGCGAGAATTGTGACTTCATTCTCCACCAAAAATGTGCTAACCTGCCTCGGAAGAAACGGCATGTTTGCGACAACCTACCATTTACCCTAGTCACAAATGATACTTCAGACGAAACTTCATGTGATCTTTGTTGGCAAAGTTTCACCGGTTTCAGGTACGAGTGTCTTACTCGTATGGTTACTCTAGATGTACGATGTGGTTCAATTCGAGAACCATTGGTGCACCAAAGCCATCAACATCCCTTATACTTTTCGAAACGTAGTTCTAAGTCTTGTACGGAATGTGGCAAAAACATGGATCTAGATATAGGAAGCTTTAGCTGTGATGAGTGTGACTATAGTTTGGACTTCAAGTGTGCTCTTTTACCGCAGAAAGTAAAGTGGCATAGATACGACGATCATCCTCTTTACTTGTCGTGTGGTGAAAGTAGTGTGGATGGAGAATACTGGTGTGAAGCATGTGAAACAAAAGTGAATTCGAAGAAATGGTTCTATACATGCAATGATTGTGGTGTCATATTGCATATTTCATGCGTTGTGGGAGACTTCTCATATTATATGCCAGGTTCCAAAATAGGATGGGAGGAAGACTTGGTGGTATCCAACACCTCTATGTGTAGACCATTTTGCTATGTGTGTAACTCTCAATGCAAGCTTCCTTCCATTGTTAAGGTCGTTTCCAAAGCCGATGTTGTTTTATACATTTGTTCTTTAAACTGTTATTATAATTTCAACCGCTCTAATAACTACTCTAGTAGTGATTGGTAA
- the PRMT1A gene encoding protein arginine methyltransferase 1A (protein arginine methyltransferase 1A (PRMT1A); FUNCTIONS IN: protein-arginine N-methyltransferase activity, protein methyltransferase activity; INVOLVED IN: protein amino acid methylation; LOCATED IN: cytoplasm; EXPRESSED IN: 19 plant structures; EXPRESSED DURING: 12 growth stages; CONTAINS InterPro DOMAIN/s: Ribosomal L11 methyltransferase, PrmA (InterPro:IPR010456); BEST Arabidopsis thaliana protein match is: arginine methyltransferase 11 (TAIR:AT4G29510.1); Has 2747 Blast hits to 2715 proteins in 657 species: Archae - 58; Bacteria - 647; Metazoa - 1154; Fungi - 239; Plants - 329; Viruses - 1; Other Eukaryotes - 319 (source: NCBI BLink).), with amino-acid sequence MTSTENNNNGSDETQTTKLHFEDADESMHDGDDNNADVADDITSADYYFDSYSHFGIHEEMLKDVVRTKSYQDVIYKNKFLIKDKIVLDVGAGTGILSLFCAKAGAAHVYAVECSQMADTAKEIVKSNGFSDVITVLKGKIEEIELPVPKVDVIISEWMGYFLLYENMLDTVLYARNKWLVDGGIVLPDKASLYVTAIEDAHYKDDKVEFWDDVYGFDMSCIKRRAITEPLVDTVDGNQIVTDSKLLKTMDISKMAAGDASFTAPFKLVAQRNDHIHALVAYFDVSFTMCHKKMGFSTGPKSRATHWKQTVLYLEDVLTICEGETITGSMTIAQNKKNPRDVDIKLSYSLNGQHCNISRTHFYKMR; translated from the exons ATGACTAGTACggagaacaacaacaacggcTCTGATGAAACTCAGACGACGAAGTTACACTTCGAGGATGCTGATGAATCAATGCACGATGGAGATGACAACAATGCCGATGTTGCTGATGACATTACCAGCGCCGATTACTACTTCGATTCTTACTCTCATTTCG GTATTCATGAA gaAATGTTAAAGGATGTAGTGAGGACAAAGAGTTATCAAGATGTTATTTACAAGAACAAGTTTCTTATCAAGGACAAAATTGTTCTTGATGTTGGAGCTGGAACTGGAATCTTGTCTCTCTTCTGTGCTAAAGCAGGAGCAGCTCACGTTTACGCA GTTGAGTGTTCTCAAATGGCTGACACAGCAAAGGAGATTGTTAAGTCGAATGGATTCTCAGATG TTATAACGGTTTTGAAAGGGAAGATTGAGGAGATCGAACTTCCAGTTCCTAAAGTGGATGTGATTATCTCTGAATGGATGGGTTACTTTCTGTTGTATGAAAATATGCTTGACACCGTCTTGTATGCTCGCAATAAATGGCTT GTTGATGGTGGAATTGTTCTACCAGATAAAGCTTCTCTTTATGTTACTGCCATTGAGGATGCTCATTATAAAGACGACAAAGTAGAGT TTTGGGACGACGTGTATGGGTTTGACATGTCGTGCATCAAGAGAAGAGCAATTACAGAACCGCTTGTTGACACCGTTGATGGTAACCAAATCGTGACTGATAGCAAGCTGCTGAAG ACAATGGATATCTCTAAGATGGCTGCTGGAGATGCTTCCTTCACAGCTCCGTTTAAGCTCGTCGCACAACGAAATGACCATATCCATGCCCTTGTAGCCTACTTCGATGTGTCATTCACTATGTGTCACAAGAAGATGGGTTTCTCAACAG GACCGAAATCGCGGGCTACGCATTGGAAACAAACTGTGCTGTACCTGGAAGATGTGTTAACCATATGCGAGGGTGAAACAATCACAGGAAGCATGACCAttgcacaaaacaaaaagaatccCAGAGACGTCGACATAAAGCTCAGCTATTCTTTGAACGGCCAACATTGCAATATCTCAAGGACCCACTTCTATAAGATGCGCTAA
- a CDS encoding Mitochondrial ATP synthase subunit G protein (Mitochondrial ATP synthase subunit G protein; FUNCTIONS IN: hydrogen ion transmembrane transporter activity; INVOLVED IN: proton transport, ATP synthesis coupled proton transport; LOCATED IN: mitochondrial proton-transporting ATP synthase complex, coupling factor F(o); EXPRESSED IN: 22 plant structures; EXPRESSED DURING: 13 growth stages; CONTAINS InterPro DOMAIN/s: ATPase, F0 complex, subunit G, mitochondrial (InterPro:IPR006808); BEST Arabidopsis thaliana protein match is: Mitochondrial ATP synthase subunit G protein (TAIR:AT4G29480.1); Has 96 Blast hits to 96 proteins in 21 species: Archae - 0; Bacteria - 0; Metazoa - 0; Fungi - 0; Plants - 93; Viruses - 0; Other Eukaryotes - 3 (source: NCBI BLink).), with the protein MASKLVQLQSKACQASKFVAKHGNSYYKQLLEQNKQYIQEPATIEKCSELSKQLLYTRLASIPGRYETFRKEVDYAKNLLKNRANLKVEDAGIAALFGLECFAWFCAGEIVGRGFTFTGYYP; encoded by the exons ATGGCATCAAAATTGGTTCAACTTCAATCAAAGGCATGTCAGGCTTCAAAGTTTGTGGCCAAGCATGGGAATTCGTACTACAAGCAATTGTTGGAGCAGAACAAGCAATACATCCAAGAGCCTGCAACTATAGAGAAGTGCAGTGAATTGTCTAAACAATTGCTCTACACTCGTCTTGCTAG CATTCCCGGGCGCTACGAAACATTTAGGAAAGAAGTAGACTACGCAAAGAACTTATTGAAGAACAGAGCGAATCTGAAGGTGGAAGATGCAGGAATCGCTGCATTGTTTGGCTTAGAATGCTTTGCTTGGTTTTGCGCAGGTGAAATCGTCGGCAGAGGATTCACTTTCACCGGCTACTACCCTTGA